The following are encoded in a window of Bradyrhizobium sp. WBOS07 genomic DNA:
- the trpA gene encoding tryptophan synthase subunit alpha, giving the protein MTTRIDTRFAELAKQGRSAFVTFLMAGDPDPATSLEIIKALPKSGADVIEIGMPFTDPMADGPSIQAAGLRALKAGMTLKKTLELVRGFRKDDNATPIVLMGYYNPIYIYGVDKFLVDAKAAGVDGLIIVDLPPEEDEELCLPAMKAGLNFIRLATPTTDDKRLPAVLANTSGFVYYVSITGITGAAAADSTAVSEAVARIKRHTKLPVCVGFGIRTPETARAIASHANGAVVGTALVDALKNSLDAEGRATAKTVNAVAELTAALAQGVKGAQQAAE; this is encoded by the coding sequence GTGACCACGCGTATCGATACTCGTTTCGCCGAGCTTGCGAAGCAGGGCCGCTCGGCCTTCGTGACCTTCCTGATGGCCGGCGATCCCGATCCCGCGACCTCGCTCGAGATCATCAAGGCGTTGCCGAAATCAGGCGCCGACGTGATCGAGATCGGCATGCCCTTCACCGATCCGATGGCCGACGGTCCGTCGATCCAGGCCGCAGGCCTGCGTGCGCTGAAGGCCGGCATGACGCTGAAGAAGACGCTCGAGCTGGTGCGCGGCTTCCGCAAGGACGACAATGCGACGCCGATCGTGCTGATGGGCTATTACAACCCGATCTACATTTACGGCGTCGACAAATTCCTCGTCGATGCCAAGGCCGCCGGCGTCGACGGCCTCATCATCGTCGATCTGCCGCCGGAGGAAGACGAGGAGCTCTGCCTGCCCGCGATGAAGGCGGGTCTCAACTTCATCCGCCTGGCGACGCCGACCACCGACGACAAGCGCCTGCCTGCGGTGCTCGCCAACACGTCCGGCTTCGTCTACTACGTCTCCATCACCGGCATCACCGGTGCTGCGGCCGCGGACTCTACGGCAGTTAGCGAGGCTGTTGCTCGCATCAAGCGGCACACCAAGCTGCCGGTCTGCGTCGGCTTCGGCATCCGCACGCCCGAGACCGCCCGCGCGATCGCATCCCACGCCAATGGCGCCGTGGTCGGCACCGCGCTGGTCGATGCGCTCAAGAACAGCCTCGATGCCGAGGGACGGGCGACCGCCAAAACCGTTAACGCGGTCGCCGAGTTGACGGCGGCCTTGGCCCAGGGCGTCAAGGGCGCGCAACAGGCGGCGGAATAG
- a CDS encoding folylpolyglutamate synthase/dihydrofolate synthase family protein encodes MNASPDSTKTPLGALIGRLSVLHQKRIDLGLERMHRLLERLGHPERKLAPVIHIAGTNGKGSTLAYLRATLEAASLRVHAYTSPYLVRINECFRLGRLGGGVLVGDDELRAALEEVERVNAGEAATLFELKTAAAFHLFAQNPADVVLLEVGLGGRLDSTNVIDVPAACVITPVSMDHMDFLGDTLTSIAGEKAAIIKRGVPVISAEQAPDAMAVIEAQAKRMRAPLFAASESWHVNVERGRLVYSDDRGLMDLPAPRLFGRHQFANAGLAIATLRAIPELKVSHAAFEAGIVGADWPARMQRITSGELLSWGPQGSEIWLDGGHNAEGGRVAAAALGDLEERVSRPLVVIAGMMANKDAQGFLANFAGLTRHIIAVPIPDTENAMPVDRLADAARSLGMRVEIAPGIEAALRALAKLAYEVPPRILITGSLYLAGHVLAINGTPPA; translated from the coding sequence GTGAACGCGTCTCCGGACAGCACGAAGACGCCGCTCGGCGCGTTGATCGGGCGGCTGTCGGTCCTGCATCAGAAACGCATCGATCTGGGCCTTGAGCGGATGCACCGGCTGCTCGAACGGCTCGGGCATCCCGAACGCAAGCTTGCGCCGGTGATCCACATCGCCGGCACCAATGGCAAGGGCTCGACGCTGGCCTATCTGCGCGCGACGCTGGAGGCAGCTAGCTTGCGCGTCCACGCCTATACCTCGCCTTATCTCGTCCGCATCAACGAGTGTTTTCGGCTCGGCCGCCTCGGTGGCGGCGTTCTGGTCGGCGACGACGAGTTGCGCGCGGCGCTGGAAGAGGTCGAGCGCGTCAATGCCGGCGAAGCCGCGACCTTGTTCGAGCTCAAGACGGCAGCCGCCTTTCATTTGTTCGCGCAGAATCCGGCCGACGTGGTGCTGCTCGAAGTCGGCCTTGGCGGCCGGCTCGACTCGACCAACGTCATCGACGTTCCGGCGGCCTGCGTGATTACGCCCGTCAGCATGGATCACATGGACTTTCTCGGCGATACGTTGACCTCGATCGCCGGCGAGAAGGCCGCGATCATCAAGCGCGGCGTGCCGGTGATCTCTGCGGAGCAGGCGCCGGACGCGATGGCCGTGATCGAGGCGCAAGCCAAGCGCATGCGTGCGCCGCTGTTTGCCGCCAGCGAGAGCTGGCACGTCAATGTCGAGCGCGGCCGTCTGGTCTATTCCGACGACCGCGGCCTGATGGATCTCCCGGCGCCGCGTCTGTTCGGCCGCCACCAATTCGCCAATGCCGGCCTCGCCATCGCGACGCTGCGCGCGATCCCTGAGCTTAAGGTGAGCCACGCCGCCTTCGAGGCCGGTATTGTCGGCGCCGACTGGCCGGCGCGGATGCAGCGCATCACCTCAGGCGAGTTGCTGTCCTGGGGTCCGCAGGGCTCCGAGATTTGGCTCGACGGCGGGCACAATGCCGAAGGCGGCCGCGTCGCAGCCGCCGCGCTCGGCGACCTCGAAGAGCGGGTGTCGCGGCCGCTGGTCGTGATCGCCGGCATGATGGCCAACAAGGATGCGCAAGGATTTTTGGCCAATTTCGCCGGCCTGACCCGTCACATCATCGCGGTGCCGATCCCCGACACCGAGAACGCGATGCCGGTGGACCGCCTCGCGGATGCCGCGCGCAGCCTCGGCATGCGCGTCGAGATCGCGCCCGGAATCGAAGCCGCGTTGCGTGCATTGGCGAAACTCGCCTACGAGGTGCCGCCGCGTATCCTGATCACCGGCTCGCTATATCTGGCCGGCCATGTGCTCGCCATCAACGGCACGCCGCCTGCATAG
- a CDS encoding lipopolysaccharide assembly protein LapA domain-containing protein, with product MRKFLTALIVIPLGLILVAFAVANRHFVTVSFDPFIADDPSLSITLPLFLLLILVAAIGVFAGGCAVWFGQRHWRRSARRHEAEARAARGELADLRAQAAAARPESQRLPAPIGVGLYGPIGRDKQRATL from the coding sequence ATGCGAAAGTTCCTGACCGCGCTGATCGTGATTCCGCTGGGCCTGATCCTGGTGGCGTTTGCCGTCGCCAACCGGCATTTCGTCACGGTCTCGTTCGATCCCTTCATTGCGGACGATCCGTCATTGTCGATCACCTTGCCGCTGTTCCTGCTGCTGATCCTGGTGGCGGCCATCGGGGTCTTCGCGGGCGGCTGTGCCGTTTGGTTCGGCCAGCGGCACTGGCGGCGCTCCGCGCGCCGGCACGAGGCGGAGGCCCGGGCCGCCAGGGGCGAACTGGCCGATCTGCGGGCCCAAGCGGCCGCGGCGAGGCCCGAATCCCAGCGCCTTCCGGCCCCGATCGGGGTGGGGCTCTACGGGCCCATCGGGCGAGACAAGCAGCGTGCGACGTTGTAG
- a CDS encoding metallophosphoesterase has product MRFAAIADVHGNYLALEAVLADIRALDITAIVNLGDMLSGPLDARRTIEILMNLDAMHVLGNHDRYLLDRPPEKMGSWDRPAHAALDAAQLDWLRAQPMTRVFRDQVFLCHATPGNDEVYWLDIVHPDGAVALSPLDRIEQFASGLTQSLILCAHTHIARAVHLRDGRLIVNPGSVGSPGFRDKHPYPHVVEAGTPHARYAILELVDGVWQVTFRHVAYDHETMAALARRNGQPELANALATGWIG; this is encoded by the coding sequence ATGCGCTTTGCCGCCATCGCCGACGTTCACGGAAACTACCTCGCGCTGGAGGCGGTGCTCGCCGACATTCGCGCGCTTGACATCACCGCCATCGTCAATCTCGGCGACATGCTGAGCGGCCCACTCGATGCGCGCCGCACCATCGAGATCCTGATGAATCTCGATGCCATGCATGTGCTCGGCAACCACGACCGCTATCTGCTCGATCGTCCACCGGAGAAGATGGGCTCGTGGGATCGTCCCGCCCATGCGGCGCTCGACGCCGCGCAGCTGGACTGGCTGCGCGCGCAGCCCATGACGCGGGTGTTCCGCGACCAGGTGTTTCTCTGTCACGCGACCCCCGGCAATGACGAGGTGTACTGGCTCGACATTGTGCATCCCGATGGCGCAGTCGCGCTGTCGCCGCTGGACCGGATCGAGCAATTTGCGTCGGGACTCACGCAATCGCTGATCCTTTGCGCCCACACCCATATCGCCCGCGCCGTGCACCTGCGCGACGGCCGGCTGATCGTCAATCCCGGCAGCGTCGGCAGTCCCGGCTTTCGCGACAAGCATCCGTATCCGCATGTCGTCGAAGCCGGCACGCCGCATGCGCGTTATGCCATCCTCGAGCTGGTGGATGGTGTCTGGCAGGTGACGTTCCGCCACGTCGCGTATGATCACGAGACGATGGCGGCGCTGGCGCGCCGCAATGGCCAGCCTGAGCTGGCGAACGCGCTGGCAACGGGATGGATCGGGTAG
- a CDS encoding ATP-dependent DNA ligase: MEARSVDEIPRGKEWQYEPKWDGFRCLLSRNGGDVDLRSKSGEDLARYFPEVVSAALELKADRFTLDGELVVPHGKGFSFDALLQRIHPAASRVKKLSQETPALYLAFDLLATAREKGLAEKMLNERRPALDAFAKANLKGSPFRLSPATTSYATAKKWLAKSGGGSDGVIAKRIDLPYQAGNRDGMQKIKKFRSADCVVGGFRYATNKIAGRKVVGSLLLGLYDDAGLLHHVGFTSAIKAQEKPALTDRLEALIGEPGFTGNAPGGPSRWSTERSAKWCPLKPKLVIEICYDHFSGERFRHGTSILRWRPDKAPRQCTFEQLKQKAADPMKLLK; the protein is encoded by the coding sequence ATGGAGGCGCGGTCGGTCGACGAAATCCCGCGCGGCAAGGAGTGGCAGTACGAGCCGAAATGGGATGGCTTTCGCTGCCTGCTCTCACGCAACGGCGGTGATGTCGATCTGCGCTCGAAATCCGGCGAGGACCTCGCGCGCTATTTTCCGGAAGTCGTTTCCGCTGCGCTGGAGCTGAAGGCGGATCGTTTCACGCTCGACGGTGAGCTCGTCGTGCCGCATGGCAAGGGCTTTTCCTTCGACGCGCTGCTGCAACGGATCCATCCCGCCGCAAGCCGCGTGAAAAAGCTCTCGCAGGAAACGCCGGCCCTGTACCTCGCGTTCGATCTGCTTGCGACGGCTCGGGAGAAAGGCTTGGCGGAGAAGATGCTGAACGAGCGCCGGCCGGCGCTGGATGCCTTTGCGAAAGCCAATCTCAAGGGCAGCCCCTTTCGCCTTTCGCCGGCGACGACAAGTTACGCCACGGCCAAGAAATGGCTGGCGAAATCCGGCGGCGGCTCGGACGGCGTCATCGCCAAGCGCATCGACTTGCCCTACCAGGCCGGAAATCGCGACGGCATGCAGAAGATCAAGAAATTCCGCAGCGCCGATTGCGTGGTCGGCGGCTTCCGCTATGCCACCAACAAGATCGCCGGCCGTAAAGTGGTGGGATCGCTGCTGCTCGGGCTCTACGACGATGCCGGCTTGCTGCACCATGTCGGCTTCACCTCCGCGATCAAGGCGCAAGAGAAGCCCGCGCTGACCGACCGGCTGGAGGCGCTGATCGGCGAGCCTGGCTTCACCGGCAATGCACCGGGCGGGCCGAGCCGCTGGTCGACCGAGCGCTCGGCGAAATGGTGTCCGCTGAAGCCGAAGCTGGTGATCGAAATCTGCTACGACCATTTCAGCGGCGAGCGCTTCCGCCACGGCACCTCGATCCTGCGCTGGCGTCCCGACAAGGCGCCTCGACAATGCACGTTCGAGCAGCTGAAGCAGAAGGCGGCGGATCCGATGAAGCTGCTGAAGTAG
- a CDS encoding phosphoribosylanthranilate isomerase, whose protein sequence is MSLLVKICGLSTRETLQTALAAGADMVGFVFFPPSPRHLSLELGGELGRQVEGRALKVALTVDADDATLDNIMDALSPDIFQLHGKESVARLRDIKQRFGRPVMKALPVETGADLAVLPGYAAVADRILFDARPPKDATRPGGLGAPFDWHLLQNLELALPYMVSGGLHADNLAEALRVTRAGGVDVSSGVESAPGVKDPEMIKAFIRAARATQELSVR, encoded by the coding sequence ATGTCCCTGCTCGTCAAGATCTGCGGCCTGTCCACGCGCGAGACGCTTCAAACGGCGCTCGCGGCGGGTGCGGATATGGTGGGCTTCGTGTTCTTCCCGCCGTCGCCGCGGCACCTGTCCCTCGAGCTCGGCGGCGAGCTCGGCCGCCAGGTCGAGGGGCGCGCGCTCAAGGTGGCGCTGACCGTCGATGCCGATGATGCCACGCTCGACAACATCATGGACGCGCTGTCGCCGGACATTTTCCAGCTCCACGGCAAGGAGAGCGTCGCGCGGCTGCGCGACATCAAGCAGCGGTTCGGCCGCCCGGTGATGAAGGCGCTGCCGGTCGAGACGGGGGCCGATCTCGCCGTGTTGCCGGGCTATGCTGCGGTCGCCGACCGCATCCTGTTCGATGCGAGGCCTCCGAAAGACGCGACGCGGCCGGGCGGGCTCGGAGCGCCGTTCGATTGGCACCTGCTGCAAAACCTTGAGCTCGCGCTGCCGTATATGGTTTCAGGCGGACTTCACGCCGACAACCTCGCCGAGGCGCTCCGCGTCACCCGCGCCGGCGGCGTCGACGTCTCCTCTGGTGTCGAGAGCGCCCCCGGCGTCAAAGACCCAGAAATGATCAAGGCCTTCATTCGCGCCGCGCGCGCTACTCAAGAGTTGAGCGTCCGATGA
- the trxA gene encoding thioredoxin yields MAVGKVSDTDFEAEVLKANGPVVVDFWAEWCGPCRMIAPALDEIAGAMGDKVKIVKLNVDESPKTASKYGVMSIPTLMIFKGGEMASRQVGAAPKAKLQQWITSAV; encoded by the coding sequence ATGGCCGTTGGCAAGGTTTCCGACACTGATTTCGAAGCCGAAGTGCTCAAGGCGAACGGCCCTGTCGTCGTCGATTTCTGGGCCGAATGGTGCGGCCCGTGCCGCATGATCGCGCCCGCCCTCGATGAGATCGCCGGCGCGATGGGCGACAAGGTCAAGATCGTGAAGCTCAACGTCGACGAGAGCCCGAAGACCGCCTCGAAGTACGGCGTGATGTCGATCCCCACCCTGATGATCTTCAAGGGCGGCGAGATGGCCTCCCGCCAGGTCGGCGCGGCGCCGAAGGCGAAGCTGCAGCAGTGGATCACCTCGGCGGTCTGA
- the accD gene encoding acetyl-CoA carboxylase, carboxyltransferase subunit beta, with translation MNWLTNVVRPKIRNMLRRETPENLWIKCPDSGQLVFYKDVEANQFVIPGSNYHMRMGAVARLKSIFDNETWFDVALPEVTPDPLKFRDEKKYVDRIKDARARTNLNDAIKVGYGKLEGSAVVVAVQDFDFMGGSLGMAAGEAIVRGMELAVEKNSPFIVFAASGGARMQEGILSLMQMPRTTVAVQMLREAKLPYIVVLTNPTTGGVTASYAMLGDVQIAEPGALIGFAGARVIEQTIREKLPEGFQRAEYLKEHGMVDMVVHRHELRPTLARLCRLLTKAPAQDGASKPAQAATGPAQIVSAAETAPAAPHA, from the coding sequence ATGAACTGGCTTACCAATGTGGTCCGGCCGAAGATCCGCAACATGCTGCGGCGGGAGACGCCGGAGAATCTGTGGATCAAGTGCCCGGATTCCGGACAGCTCGTGTTCTACAAGGACGTCGAGGCCAACCAGTTCGTCATCCCCGGCTCGAACTACCACATGCGCATGGGCGCCGTGGCGCGTCTGAAGTCGATCTTCGACAACGAGACCTGGTTCGACGTCGCGTTGCCCGAGGTGACGCCCGACCCGCTCAAGTTCCGCGACGAGAAGAAATACGTCGACCGCATCAAGGACGCGCGGGCGCGGACCAATCTCAACGACGCGATCAAGGTCGGCTACGGCAAGCTCGAAGGCTCGGCCGTCGTCGTCGCCGTGCAGGATTTCGACTTCATGGGCGGCTCGCTCGGCATGGCCGCGGGCGAGGCCATCGTGCGCGGGATGGAGCTTGCGGTCGAGAAGAACTCGCCCTTCATCGTGTTCGCCGCATCCGGCGGTGCGCGCATGCAGGAGGGCATCCTGTCGCTGATGCAGATGCCGCGCACCACGGTCGCGGTGCAGATGCTGCGTGAGGCCAAGCTGCCCTACATCGTCGTGCTGACCAATCCGACCACCGGCGGCGTCACCGCGTCCTATGCGATGCTGGGCGACGTGCAGATCGCCGAGCCCGGCGCGCTGATCGGCTTTGCCGGCGCGCGCGTGATCGAGCAGACCATTCGTGAAAAGCTTCCCGAGGGTTTCCAGCGCGCCGAGTACCTCAAGGAGCACGGCATGGTCGACATGGTCGTGCATCGGCATGAGCTGCGCCCGACCCTGGCGCGGCTCTGCCGCCTGCTGACCAAGGCGCCGGCGCAGGATGGCGCATCGAAGCCAGCGCAGGCCGCTACCGGCCCGGCACAGATCGTATCGGCCGCTGAGACGGCGCCGGCTGCGCCCCACGCGTGA
- a CDS encoding integration host factor subunit beta encodes MIKSELVQRIAEHNPHLYQRDVENIVNAILEEIVAALARGDRVELRGFGAFSVKHRPARAGRNPRTGAHVPVDQKSVPFFKTGKEMRERLNRDHPDPGAAD; translated from the coding sequence ATGATCAAATCCGAACTTGTTCAGCGTATCGCCGAGCACAACCCGCATCTGTACCAGCGGGATGTCGAGAACATTGTGAATGCGATTCTCGAGGAGATCGTAGCGGCCCTCGCGCGCGGCGATCGCGTCGAGCTGCGCGGCTTCGGTGCCTTCTCGGTCAAGCATCGCCCCGCACGCGCCGGGCGTAATCCGCGTACCGGCGCCCATGTGCCCGTCGATCAGAAGAGCGTTCCGTTCTTCAAGACTGGCAAGGAAATGCGCGAGCGGCTGAACCGCGACCATCCGGATCCCGGCGCGGCGGACTGA
- the trpB gene encoding tryptophan synthase subunit beta, translating to MNIAKPNSYRSGPDDRGHFGIFGGRFVAETLMPLILDLEKAYTAAKADPAFQAEMNGYLKNYVGRPSPLYFAERLTEHLGGAKIYLKREELNHTGSHKVNNVLGQIMLARRMGKKRIIAETGAGQHGVATATLCARFGLECVVYMGAVDVERQQPNVIRMEMLGAKVMPVQSGTRTLKDAMNEALRDWVTNVHNTFYCIGTVAGPHPYPTLVRDFQSIIGNETKAQMQEVEGRLPDSLVACIGGGSNAMGLFHPFLDDPSVEIFGVEAAGHGLTQLHAASIAGGRPGVLHGNRTYLLMDADGQIQDAHSISAGLDYPGIGPEHSWLHEVGRVNYLSATDDEALAAFQLLSKLEGIIPALEPAHAIAKVMELAPKRPQDHLMVVNLSGRGDKDVPQVGDILRGKK from the coding sequence ATGAACATCGCCAAGCCAAATTCCTACCGCAGCGGCCCCGACGATCGCGGCCATTTCGGCATTTTCGGCGGCCGCTTCGTCGCCGAAACGTTGATGCCGCTGATCCTCGATCTCGAGAAGGCCTACACCGCGGCCAAGGCCGATCCGGCATTCCAGGCCGAGATGAACGGCTATCTCAAGAACTATGTCGGCCGGCCCTCGCCGCTCTATTTCGCCGAACGCCTGACGGAGCATCTCGGCGGCGCCAAGATCTACCTCAAGCGCGAGGAGCTCAACCACACCGGCTCGCACAAGGTGAACAACGTGCTCGGCCAGATCATGCTGGCGCGGCGCATGGGCAAGAAGCGCATCATCGCCGAGACCGGCGCGGGCCAGCACGGCGTCGCCACCGCGACGCTGTGCGCGCGCTTCGGGCTGGAATGCGTGGTCTATATGGGCGCCGTCGACGTCGAGCGGCAGCAGCCCAACGTCATCCGCATGGAGATGCTGGGCGCCAAGGTGATGCCGGTGCAGTCGGGCACGCGCACGCTGAAGGACGCCATGAACGAGGCGCTGCGCGACTGGGTCACCAACGTGCACAACACCTTCTATTGCATCGGCACGGTGGCGGGCCCGCATCCCTATCCGACCTTGGTGCGCGACTTCCAGTCGATCATCGGCAACGAGACCAAGGCGCAGATGCAGGAGGTCGAGGGCCGCCTGCCGGACTCGCTGGTCGCCTGCATCGGCGGCGGCTCCAACGCGATGGGCCTGTTCCATCCGTTCCTCGACGACCCCTCGGTCGAAATCTTCGGCGTCGAGGCCGCCGGCCATGGGCTGACGCAGCTGCATGCCGCGTCGATCGCGGGCGGCCGTCCCGGCGTGCTGCACGGCAACCGCACCTATCTCTTGATGGACGCCGACGGCCAGATCCAGGACGCCCATTCGATCTCGGCCGGTCTCGACTATCCCGGCATCGGACCCGAGCATTCCTGGCTGCACGAGGTCGGCCGCGTGAATTATCTCTCAGCGACCGACGACGAGGCGCTTGCCGCGTTCCAGCTGCTCTCGAAGCTCGAAGGCATCATCCCCGCGCTCGAACCCGCGCATGCCATCGCCAAGGTGATGGAGCTCGCGCCGAAGCGACCGCAAGACCACCTGATGGTCGTCAACCTCTCCGGCCGCGGCGACAAGGACGTCCCGCAAGTCGGCGACATCCTGAGGGGCAAGAAGTGA